TGGGCTTACCGTCGGTCAGTATGAGGATCCAAGGTCGGTAGTACTGCAGCCCGGCCGCCTTGTATGCATGCTTGCGGTCCTCCAGGATGTCGAGTGCCAGATGGATCCCCGCGGCCATGTTCGTTGTCCCCGAGGCAGTGAACCGGGCCGGTTGCAGCATGCGAGCCTCCTGCATCGGCACCAGTACGGTGGCAGCCGAACCGAAGGTCACCACTGCGACCTCGACCCGCTTGCTGGCCAGGGTGTCGTTGTGCAAGTAGTGCACGAACGAGGAGAAACCTTGTTCGAGAGCCGTGATGGGGTCTCCGTTCATCGAACCCGATACGTCGCACAGCACGACACAAGCCACCCTGGGATCAGGGTTTTCGTCGTTGAGTTCGACGGCCCAAAAGTCAGACACGGCGCTCCTTAATGCGTCGACACGGCGGCTGCTTCCGCCAGATCTTCTCATCGCAGCCGCTCCGATTCATCGCTTACGGCGGAGCTGGCAACCCGGCCCACGGCCCCCTACCGCCGTCGTCCGTCAAGTTCCGATCCATGAGGCGCCGGTCAGGCCGGCTGGGTGCGGCCCCAATTGCGTTGCTGTAGAAGAGTTTTGCCCGCCGGTCAGGGACAACTTGAGGTGTGGGGACGAGGGACCAGTCGCCGGGCTGGTCAGCTGCACCGACCGTCGGTCGAACGTATGAATTTGCGTCAGTTGGCGGGGATCACGATGAGCTACTCCCAGGTGGGTGGCTGGTGAGATTGCGCCGTTCGTCCGAACGTCTGATTTGGGACCTAACCTCCAGCGCGAAGATGGCCGGTCGGGTTATATGTCCGGAAAAGTCCCAAGCTCCACCTACGGTCCGGCTCATCGGGGGATCCAGTGAACAATCACGCCGACGTCACGGCCTCTGGCGTCCGGGGTGCCAGCCGCTCGGGCGGCGCGCACACGAAGGCTCATCGGTCAGCTGCCGACCCGGCTCTGAAGTGGACCATTGGCCGCGATGCGTGTGCGGTGTTGCTCCACGTGCTCGCACTGTGTGTGCCGTGGAACATCATGTTCGGGATCGGCGTGCCGGCCAGCAGCGGCGCACTGTTTGCGCTGATTTGGTTGGCCGCGCTGCTTTCCGTAGCAGGGATCGTGATCAGCCACCTCGGGGTGGCCAAACCCTTGAAGGATGCCCTGGATCCCAGGGGTACCGGGCGGTTGCGCCTACTCTTCAGCGCACCGCTGCTGGCGGTCGTCAGCGGGTTCGTGGTGTTCACGATCGTGCAGACCCTGCTCCAGGCAGGGACCGGCAGCGTCTCGCCGGGGGTCGGCCCGGGCGCCTTGTGCGCGTTGGCCGGAGCCGTCCTGGGCGCCCAGCATGCGGTGAGTTGGCCGCCGGTCGTCCGTCCGCGTTGGGACGCGTGGGCCCGTCGCATCGCGCTCCTCGCGATGCTGCTGGCGGTGTTGTCCACCTTGTTCAACATCTATTGGCGTACCGAATACATGTGGGATGCCGATTCGCTGGGCAAGTCCGACACGGCGGTCATCGTGCTCACGTTGCTGTATGCCGGCGTTGCCTTGAGCGCGGTGTTGATCGGCTGCAATTGGATACGACGCGATTCCGCCGAATCACAGTTGGCTGTCGTAGTTCTCGGAGCCTCTTCGCTCGTTGCGAGTCTCATCGTGTGGGCACTGGACGTGGGGCGCGAGATTGACGCATTCCATGGCATAGCCCAGAGCACCTCCACCGCGGCCGTGGGCTACGAGGGCTATCTCGCGTGGGTCCTGGCCGCCGGCGTCGCCGGAGTCGTCAGCCTGTCGGCCCTGACGTCGACCGTGCCCGTGGACCGGCACCTGCTTGGTGCGGCAGTGCGCATTGTGCTGACGCTCGTCAGCTACTGGTGCTTGGCTTCGATTGTCTTGCGCGTCGCCGACTTCACCTCCGCCGCCTCTCTGGACTTGCCCCATTCGCTTTATGACACCGCAATGCTGGTGGGTTTCGACGCGGTGACCGGCGTCGTCGCGCTGTGGCTTCGCGCCAACTTCCTGAAGCCCGGGGTATCGCCCCGGGTGCTCATCGCGGTCAGTACAGCACTGGCGGGTTTCGCCGTCGGTCGGGTCGTGATCGGTGTCGCAATGGCACTGAGGGTGTTCTATGTCGACGGGGGGCCGGCCTACAACCCGGTGTACGGCAACACCTTGGCCCAGCAGATCACGTCGACCTTTGACGTGGTCATCTGTGTGGTGGCCTTATGCGTGCTGGTCGGTGCGGTCGCGATGAGCCCGCCTGGAAAAACGCTGCGGACGCGGCGAGCGACCGCCGCTGCGAATCTGGTGGCGAACGAAGCCCCAGGACGTACGCCAACCTCTGCCGGTAGCGCTCCGACGATCTTCAGGACCGCAAGCCCGGCAGCAGAGGCTGCACCGGGAAGCGCTGCCGAGCGCGTCCAACGGGTGCTGGCGGATTCGACTCAACGTTTCGGTGCGGGCACCACCTACACGGGGCCGCAGCACGGTGGACCCGAGACCAACGGCCAAACACAATAATTGGTGATCTGAGCCCGTCTAGGGGTTGAAGGCAGTACTGCCATCGACGGGATGGCTGGTGCTGACGAGCTTTGCGTAGCAATGTTCGCGGTCGAGTCCGTGATCGCGGCACCAGCCGAGCGCGCTGTCCGAGTCGGCGAAGGTGACTCCGGCGATGGTCACCCAGAAGTCCGGCGCAGAAAACGTCGACCAATCTCCCGAGTACAGCAAGCGCACCTCGGGATAGCGCAACCGCAAATCCAAGTGTTCCCGCAGGGTGGCGGCGTTGTCCCAGGTGATGCCGTCGGCCACCAACCCGGGCCGCTTCGAGCTGAGTTGCGGCACCCAGCGATCGGTGAGATTGGTGGTGACGAAGGGTCGATCGGCGTTGGCCAGGGCGCGCAGCGCGTCGAAACTTGCGGATTCGTCGGTCCCGCTGGCGGGCGCAGCGGGACCGGTGGCAGTGCTCGACTGGCTGGCCGAATTACTCTTTGATCCGGTGGTACCGGATGGGCCATCTTGTTGACAGTCGACTGTCAAGGTCGTGACACCGAGATCGGTCGGGCCGGTCTGGCTGGCTCCGCCTGCTGGAATCGCATTGAGCGACACCGGGATCCGCCAGAAAGTGCCGGCCGGGAAAAGGAAGTCGTGGGTGATGGACGGGTTGTCATCGGAACTTGTGGCCGGCGGGATGATGAGGGGTTGCTCCGCGAGGTCGAAGGTGCCTGAGGCGACATTCTGTCCATCGGAGGTGACTGCCAACCGTGTCCTGGCTGAGGACAGAACATCCCCGCCGGGGCACTGCGCCACGATCTTCATGGTGATGACAAGTGCTCCGGATTCGGCGCGAATGGCTTGCGGCTCGAAATGGGCCGGCCGACCGCATTTGGTAGTCAGGCGAGTGCCACCGGACTTTCCGGGCGGGGGCGTGCCGAAAGCCGGCACGGCTGCCGCGGGGCCGGTGGGCCGCAGCAGGGTGACCCCGGAGGTGCCGACGGCAAGGACGCCCTTGCTGGTGGCGTAAATGACGGCAGCTTCGCCGACATCGATGCCGACCTCCCACGCGCGTGATCCGTTGGCAAGTGAAATCGCGGCAATAGCAGAGTATCCCGTCGCGATGATGGCGCGCTCACCGTCGGTGACGGCATTGGAATGAATGGTTCCGCTGTTGCGCCACAGCCGATTTCCGTCGTTCATGTCGTAGGCAGTCATCCCGTCACCGTCGGACACCACGCCGATACTGCCCACGAACCAACCGGGTCCGGTCGCGCCCCCGTCGGGAAGGCGCCACAGCGTACTGCCGGTACGAGGATTCAGCGCCTCGCCGCCGGTGGTGATCAACGGCGGAGAGCCGGTGAATACAGCAAGGTCCTCGTGCTGCAATAGGGCTGGAGTGGTGAATAATTGACGGCCGTCAAAGGTGGCAACCTCAGTGGGCCAGCTATCGAAGTCGGTGCCTGGCCGGCAACGAGTGGCGATGATGCTGTCCGGTTCTCGAACCCGGACGTTGACGACCTCGTGGTCGAACAGGGGCGAACCGTCACTGGAGCGCAAGGCGATCTCGGCTCCGCCCAGATAGCCCCAGAGCACACCGTGACTCACGTGGAGATCCTGGCCGTCGCCGTCACCGTAGGTCCGGCAAAGGTCGTTGGGTATGGTCTTCGTCCACTCGGCGGTGGGATCCTCCGCGGTGCCCTTGCTGACAGTCAGTCCACTGACCTGGTCGCTGTAGTAAGCCGTGTACAAGCTCGTTCCGTCGCTTGCCAGTATCGACGCCCTCGAAGAGACTGTCGCGCTGACCTTCCCAGTGTTCACGTCGACAAACTGCAGTTGTCCTTGTCGGCTGTTCGTGCCGGACTTCTGACAGACCAACAGGTTTCGCAACAGATTCCGTGCGCATCCGTCATTGAGCTGAACCGGCATCGACCATTCGGTGTGTCCGTCAGCCAGGCTCACCGAGACCAACTCGGCGTTCTCGGCCTGTGACGACTGACTCTTTCCGACGGTGTGAAATATGACGTGATCGCCGACGACGACCGCGCCGGGGCTCCCATAGAAGGCGGCGCCGAATACGGGGGTCGCGACTTGACTGGCCGTTCCGTTCGACGCGGCCGTCGGGTGGAACGTCCAGGCAGCGCTGGGCTCGCTCGGAAAGGATTCCGCCAGCATGTTTTCGGGAAGTAGCCGTGGGGAGCTATTGTGCCGCTTCCACATCACGACGCCTGTGACGGTGGCGACCACAGCTACGACGAGCGCGACAGCGCCGATAACGACAACTCGCCGACGCGGAACATGGGCAGGGCGAGAATCATCCGGCGATGTCCGTTCGGAGGCGGGTAGAGGCGCCGAATAGGTTGGTCGATAGGTGTCTTGGACTCCAAGTATCAGAGCTTCATCGACCCAGAACTGCCAACCGGTCGGGGCCGGCGGCCATGATTGGTCCGGCAGCCAGTCCGGGGTGGGGGTGAAGCCAGGTTCCAGCGGCCAGTTCGGAGGTGCGTTGAAGACCGCTGCCATGGTCCTCGCTTTCGGCTGCCGTCACCGCGTAGCGACCGCGGATTCTGTGACGGACTTTAAGCCCAACCGTGTTTGAGTTATCCGGCCGAACGGTGACCGCACCACATATTCATACGTTCGGTCGATAACGTCCGCCGACGCGCCCGAGGCCCCGATCGACCTGGGCGCGCCGAATCGGACGCCGTCAGTAGCCCCGCGGCAGCGACACGTGCGAACCCGGGGCTGCGAAGATCGTCGGCCCGCGAACATCGTCGGCCTGCATGCCGTCGGCATCGAGAGCGCTGTCGGCGTCATTGCTCGCTTTCGACCACAATCCCGAGGTGTGGCACACCTGGTTAGCAAGGTGAATCTCACATCCGCCGTTCTCGAAGGTGTGGCTGTCGTATTGGACGCCCTGCGTTGGACGTTCTGAACCTGTCACGGCATGTGCCCACGAGCCCTGGGTGCCATCGACGTCAACAGACCCGGGGCTGGTGGTGAGTCCGTCAGCGTGCGCGACGCCTCCCCCGGCGACGGCGGCGAAGAGCGCTGCGCCGCCAATCACCCCAGCGGCGACGATCCTCCGACGGCGATGTGCAAATTGGTTTGCCATGAAATCCTCCGTGTGGTGGTTGATGCACTAGAGGCTTTCATTGCGGGCGGGTGAAAAGTAGCTCTAACTGGGAAAATAGGCCGAGCGATATACGCGCCTGTCGACCGAACGGTAGACAACTTGTGTGATGTGATCGTTTGCTGTACCGGTCAAGGGCGTACCTGAGGTCGTGACCGACGCTCCTGCCGCTCCGTCGCCAACGCCCGGGTCTCCTCCGACAACGGCGCGCCGAGCATCGCGGCGACGGTGTCGACGAGATGGCTGCTGAACAACCGGTCGTCGGCGTGTGGGGCGGTGGCCGCGCGGCGGCCCAACTCCACCGCGGCGTACACCAGCGCGCCCAGCCGCGGATGCAGCGTGACGGCCACCGGATCGAGCATGGGCTCCAGCAGGGCGCGCCAGCGTTGCAGGCTGCCGGACCGGCCGGTGAGGTCGAACGACGGTACCGGCCGGTTCAGCAGGTCGGCGTGGATGCGCAGGAACGCCGGGCCACCGTCGGGGTCGGCGAGCTTGGCGGCCAGTGGGCGGACCAGCGCGGAGGCCATCGCCCGCATCGACGGCCGGGCCTCGCTTTCGATGCCGTCCAACAGGGCATCTCGGCGCGCGTCGACGACCGGCAGGTGCTTGTCGGCGATCGCGGCCAGCACCCCGGCCCGGTCGGTGAAGTGGTACTGCACCGCCATCACATTGCGGGCTCCCGCCTCGCGGGCGATCTCTCGCAGGCTGACCGCGTCGACCCCGCGCTCGGCGAACAACCGCTCGGCGGTGGCCACCAGATTGGCCGACGTGTCGGCGGCCATCTACCGGGCCGTCACAGCTGGGCGACCTCGTGTTCGAGCAGTTCGGCCAGCTTGGCCTGCGCCGCCGCGCGCCGGGTCGGGATGTGCTGCGACGGGAACAGTGTGTGGACGGGCTCGTACTCCTTGAGCGTGCGGCGCGCGACCGTGAGCTTGTGCACCTCGGTCGGCCCGTCGGCGATCGCCAGCGACTCCGCGCCCACCAACATCTTCACAAACGGCATCTCGTCGGAAACCCCAAGCGCCCCATGCAAATGCATGGCACGCTGCACCACGTCGTGCAGCACCTGCGGCATGGCGACCTTCACCGCGGCGATGTCGCGGCGCACCTTCTGATAGTCGTGGTACTTGTCGATCTTCCACGCGGTGCGCAACACCAGCAGCCGGAACTGTTCGATCTGGATCCAGCTGTCGGCGATCTTCTCCTGCGTCATCTGGTAATCGCCGAGGGGACCGCTGCGGGTCTGGCGTGACACCGCCCGCTCGCACATCATGTCGAATGCTTTGCGGGCCAACGCGATCGTCCGCATGGCGTGGTGTACGCGGCCGCCGCCGAGCCGGGTCTGCGCGATCGCGAAAGCCTGCCCCTCGCCGCCGAGCACGTGATCGGCCGGCACCCGGACGTCGTTGTAGCGGATGTAGCCGTGGCCGGCGCGGTCGTCGGACTCGCCGCCGACGCCGACGTTGCGGATGATCTCGATGCCCGGGGTCTCGGCCGGCACGATGAACAGCGACATCTTCTGATGCGTGCGCGCATCAGGATTGGTCACCACCATGACGATGAAGAAGCTGGCGTTGCGGGCGTTGGAGGAAAACCACTTCTCGCCGTTGATGACCCACTCGTCGCCGTCGCGCTCGGCATGGGTGGTGAACAGGCCGGGATCCGAACCGCCGTGCGGCTCGGTCATCGAGTAGCACGACGAGATCTCACCGTCGAGCAGCGGCTGCAGGTAGCGCTTCTTCTGATCCTCGGTACCGAACATCGCGAGGATCTCGGCGTTGCCGGAGTCCGGTGCCTGTGAGCCGAAAACCGAAGGCGCCCAACGGGAGCGGCCGACGATCTCGTTGAGCAACGCCAATTTGACCTGGCCGTAGCCCTGGCCGCCGAGCTCCGGGCTCAGGTGCGCCGCCCACAGGCCCTGCTCGCGCACCTGCTGTTGCAGCGGACGCAGCACCCGCAGCACCTGCGGATTGGTCTTCTCATAGGGGTCCAGCGGGGCGAAGTCCAGCGGCTCGAGCTTGTCTTGCATGAACTCCTCGACCCAGTCGAGTTTCTTCTGGTACTCGGGGTCGGTTTCGAAATCCCACATGGTGACGTCCTCAGATCGGCAGCGTTAAGGCGCCGCGATCATAACTTCATGCATCTGCATTAATCAATGACCGGCGACCACAGGCCCACCAGATCAGGCATGCTTCCACCGTGCTGTTGCTCAGCCGGATCGCCGGTCAGGACGTGCGGGCGGCCGGTGACCGGGTCATCGGCCGACTGGCCGACCTGACCGTGATCCTCAGCCAGCCGTCAGGGCGCCATGTCGTCGAGCGGGTACTGATCACCCGCCGCCACGACGTCCCGCTGCTGGTGCCGTGGGATCAGGTCATCAGCTTCGAGCGCGACCAGCTCACCATCACCGAGGACAACCAGTACACCGACTGTCAGCTGCGTGAGCATGAAATCCGGCTGGTGCGAGACGTATTGGACACCCAGATCGTCGACGTCGTCGGCCAGCGGCTGGCCCGCGTCGCCGACGTGGTGCTGACCCGAACGGATGCCCACCGCCTCGAACTGGTCGGTGTGGAGGTCGGTTTCGGCGCGGTGCTGCGGCGCCTGCGGTTGGAACGGCTCGGCGTGCGCGTCGGTCGCGACATCGTCGACTGGGCAGACCTGCACCTGACCTCCGAACGCGGCCACGCGGCCCAGCTCGCCTGCCCACGCTCGGCCGTGCACCACCTCGACGCTCGCGGCCTGGCCGCACTGGTCAGCCGGGTGGACACCGAATCGGCGACCGAGATACTCGCGGTCAAAGGTGCCGAGCTGGCCGCCGACGTCGTACGCGCCGCGCACCCGTCCGTCGCGGAACGCGTGCTGCGCGCGATGCCGGGCGCCCACGCCGCCCAGATCGTGGCGGCGATGTCCGAGGAACACGCGGGGCGGTGGCGTGAGCGGCTCAGACATGCCCCCGGCCGGCACTTCCTGCGCTCGCGGGTCTGGCCGCGGCGCCGGCACGTGCGCGACGAGACGCCATGACCGCGGCGGGCCGCACCACCACCAGGGTCGGCGCACTGCTCGCCGTCCTCGGACCCGGACTGTTGGCCGGGCTGTCCGACGACGATCCGGCGGGTATCACCACCTATTCGGTGCTCGGCGCCGACCACGGCTACCAATTGCTGTGGGTGCTGCTGCTGTCCACCGTCGCGCTGATCGTCTTCCACAGCCTGGCCGCCAAGATGGGGGTGGTCACCGGCCAAGGGTTGATCGGGTTGGTGCGGCAGCGCTACGGCGTCCGGGTGGGCGCGGCCATCCTGGCCGCCCTGGTGATCGCCAACGTCGGTACCACCTGTGCCGAATTCGCCGGTATTGCAGCCGGATTCGAGCTCTTCGGCATCAGTCGATACATCAGCGTCCCCGCCGCGGCGGTGGCGGTCTCGCTGCTGGTGCTGCGCGGCAGCTTCCACCGCGTCGAGCGGCTGCTGCTGGTGCTGTCCACGGTATTCCTGGCCTACGTCGCCTCCGGTTTTCTGGCCAAACCCGACTGGGGGGCCGCACTGCACGGAACCTTCGTGCCGACGATGCCGATGACCGGGCCGGCGATCGCGATTGTGACGGCCACGCTGGGCACCACGCTGGCGCCGTGGGGGTTGTCGTTCATGCAGTCCTACGCCGTCGACAAGAAACTCCGCACCGAAGACCTTCCGCTGGAACGGGTGGACGTGATCACCGGGGCGGTGCTGACCGGTGTGATCGGGTTCTTCGTGGTGGTCGCCTGCGCGGCAACCCTGCACCGCGACGGGCGGGGCATCACCGACGCCGCCGACGCGGCGGTCGCCCTTCAACCACTGGCCGGCAAGGCGGCGGGCACATTGTTCGCCGTCGGACTGATCGGCGCGGCGTTCCTGGCCGCCTCCATCCTGCCGCTGTCGACGGCCTACGCCGTCTGTGAATACGCGGGTGTGGAGGCCGCGATCGACGATCCCTACCGCGAAGCCCGCACGTTCTATCTGACCTACGGGATCGTCACCGTCGTCGGCGCCGTCATCGTCTTGGCCCCCAATGCGCCGCTAGTGACGATCCTGGTCGGCACCCAGGTGCTCAACGCGGTGTTGCTGGTGCCGCTGCTGATCGCGATGATCGGCATCGGCCGTGATCGCGAACTGATGGGCCGGTTCGCGACGCGGCGCGCGGGGACGGTTCTCTACGGCGTCACCACCGTCGTTGTCGTGGTGTGCGTGGCGGCACTGGGCATCACGACGGCCTTCGGCTGACAGCAGCCGGACCTGGTTTCCGGAGCCGACGGGGCGGCGTGCGTGGTCGAGGCGGCAGGCCCCCTGAGCCACCGTTGCCGGTGTCGCGGTCGGCACCCCTCGCACCGTTGCCGCCCGTGCCGCCTTCGCCGCGACTGTCGCCGCCCCGCCGCTGCTCACGACCTGCACACCCGCCGCGCAGTGGCGCTGCTTGGATGCGTGGAGATAGTGAGCCCCTCCGGTTCCCGGATACCCCATGTGGTATCCCAGATATTCGACGGTATGCCGGTGACATCGGGCGTGGCCACAGTCCCCGGTCACCGGTAGCGAGGGACATTTGTCCCCACCAGAGGTGGCGAATGACTCGCCTCGTGGGCCTATCGCGCGGATATGTCAGGATCGCCGCGTGAGCAACGACGCCACGACAGTCTCCCTGGACGTCGACGACATGGGCGTCGCGTTGATCACCCTGGACGGGCCGGAGCGGCTCAACGCCTTCTCCGCCGGCACCGCCCGCCAACTCGGCCAGGCCTACCGCCGGTGCGACGCCGACGATGCCGTGCGGGTCGTAGTGGTCACCGGCGCCGGCCGGGCGTTCTGTGCAGGGGCCGACATGACCGCCGCCGCGGCGGCGTTCGGCGCCCCCGATCGTGGCTTCAGTGCTTCACCCATCCAGCCGCCGGCCTGGCGGGTGCGCAAGCTGGTCATCGCCGCGATCAACGGCCCCGCGATCGGTATCGGGCTGACCTTGGCGCTGCAGTGTGACATCCGGCTGGTCGCCGAGGACGCCAAGCTCGCGATCCCGCAGGTGCGCCGCGGCATGATCGGCGACTGCGCGGTGCATGACACCCTCAAGCGCGCCGTCGGCCTGGCCGTGGCCGCCGACATCCTGCTCACCGGCCGCACGTTCACCGGCAGTGAGGCCGCGGCGCTGGGGATCGCCAGCCGCGCTCTGCCGGCGGCCGAGGTGCTGCCCGCAGCGCTGGACCTGGCCCGCGACGTGGCACTGGCCGCCAACCCGGCCTCGGTGGCATACAGCAAGCGGCTGCTGTGGACCGAGACCGACATCGACGCGGTGGCCGACGAGGAGACTACGGTGCACCTGAAATTGATGGGCGGCCCGGACGCGGCCGAGGGCCCGGCCGCCTGGCGGGAGAACCGGCCCCCGGTGTGGCGGTCCACGGCCGGCGAGACGGGAGACCCCGCATGACCACCACGGCCGAGGTTCTCTCCGGTATCGACCTGACCGGCCGCACCGTCGTCATCACCGGGGCCTCCACCGGGCTCGGGTTGCAGACCGCCCGCGCCATGCAGGCCGCCGGAGCCGAGATCGTCGCGGCGGTTCGCGATCTGGACAAGACCCGCTCGGTGATCGATTGCGAGACCGTGCACCTCGAACTCGGCGACCTGCGCTCGGCGCGCGCAGCGGCCGAGGCGATCGCGGCCGGTCACGACCGCGTGGACGTGCTCATCAACAACGCCGGGGTGATGGCCCCGCCACTGACTCGCACCGTTCAGGGCTACGAAATGCAGCTCGGCACCAACCATCTCGGCCACTTCGTGTTCACCACCGGACTGGCCGACCGCTTCGTGGACGGCACTCGCATCGTCAACCTCAGCAGCCGCGGACATCAGCTCGGCGGGATCCGTTGGGAGGACCCGAACTACGAGGACGAGACCGCCTACGACAAGTGGCAGGCGTACGGGCAGAGCAAGACCGCCAATGTGCTGTTCACCGTCGAATCGGAACGGCGCTGGGGACCGCGAGGCGTGCATTCGTTCGCCGTGCATCCCGGGGTGGTGTTCACCGATCTGGCCCGGCACATGACCCGCGACGATTTCGGTGCGGGCGGCACGCTGGCCAACCTCGAGGTGACCGACGTCGAACACGGGGCGGCGACCACGGTGTGGGCGGCCACCAGCGGTGAACTCGACGGGCGGGGCGGCCTCTATCTCGAGGACTGCCACGTCGCCGACGCGATGGTCGACGGTGTCGAGGGCGGGTACGCCCCCTGGGCGGTCGACCCCGAGCAGGCCGCCCGGTTGTGGGAGTGGTCTCAGCGCCAGGCCACGCTTAATTTGGGTGACTAGCCTGCAGTGGTGCCCATCGACGTCCGTCCCGCCCGCAAGGCTGACATCCCGGCTTTGGCGCGGGTCCTGGGCCGGGCGTTTCACGACGACCCGGTGATGGCCTGGGTGCAACCCGACGTCGAGCGGCGCAAGGCTGCACTGCCCGGAATGTTCAGCGCGCTGACCCGCCACCACTTCCTGGCCGGTCGCGGAACCGAGGTGGCGGTGTCCGACGACGGCGTCGCGGCGGCCGCGCTGTGGGATCCACCAGGCCGGTGGCAGCAGTCGCCCCGCGAGCAGCTGGCGATGCTGCCCGGCGTCCTGCGCGCCTTCCGCGGCCGGCTGGCCGCCGGGCGGGCGGTGACCGACCTGATGAAAGAGCATCATCCGGAGGAACCCCACTGGTACCTGGGTGTCATCGGCAGCGACCCCAGCGTGCGCGGCGGCGGATTCGGCCACGCGCTGATGTGCTCACGGCTGGATCGCTGCGACGCCGAATACGCCCCGGCCTACCTGGAGTCCAGTAACCCCGACAACATTCCCTACTACCAACGGTTCGGTTTCGAGGTGACCGGGGAGATCACGCTGCCCGAGGGCGGCCCGTCGTTGTGGCCGATGTGGCGCGCATCGCGCTGACGGCGCGGGCGGTATGACCACCCCGACGGCGGCGCAGCCCGTTGGTATGACCCATCCAGCGCGGTAGGGCGTAATCGCCTCGCGTCACGCAGGATTCACATCTGTCGCGATCTTGCCTGAACGTTTGCTGAGTCCCGGAAAATCTTGAATTCAAGTTGGTGAAAACTGCGCATCGCGCGTTCCCCATTGTGATAATCGGGCCAGCAGTGCTTCGGACCATGGCGGTCCCCCGGAGGGGAGGGGATCGGCCATGGTCCGTTGGCTTTTCCTACTCCGTTGCGCGCAGCACGACCATCGATCGGGACTCGACTCGCAGCGGTGTGGACGCTTTCACCGCAGCCGCTTCCTCGATCTCGCCGGCTCCCGCCGACGTGTCAACGACAGGTTGCCAAGCCTTACCAAACTCGGCCGGCGGCAGAACGAACTCGATCGGTTCGTGGTGGGCGTTGAAGCACAGCACGAACGAGTCGTCGGAGACGCGCCGCCCGCGGGCATCGAGATCGGGTATGCCGTGGCCGTTGAGATACACGGCCACCGACTTGCCGAAGCCCGAATCCCAATCCTCGTCGCTCATCTCCGAACCGTCCGGGCGGAACCACGAGATGTCCGGCAGGCCTTCGCTGCCCCGGCGCCGCACCGGTAGGCCGTTGAAGAATCGCCGCCGGCGGAAAACCGGATGGGCCGCGCGCAGTGCCGACACCGACGCCGTGAACTCCAGCAGCTCCTCGTTGGCCGAATCCCAGTCGATCCAGGTGATGTCATTGTCCTGGCAGTAGCCGTTGTTGTTTCCGCCCTGGGTACGGCCCAGTTCGTCGCCGTGGCAGATCATCGGAACGCCTTGGGACAGGATCGTGGTGGCAATCAGGTTGCGCTGCTGACGATCTCGCAGGGCGTTGATCTCGGGGTCATCGGTCGGACCCTCGACGCCGCAGTTCCATGAACTGTTGT
This is a stretch of genomic DNA from Mycobacterium sp. ELW1. It encodes these proteins:
- a CDS encoding enoyl-CoA hydratase-related protein, with protein sequence MGVALITLDGPERLNAFSAGTARQLGQAYRRCDADDAVRVVVVTGAGRAFCAGADMTAAAAAFGAPDRGFSASPIQPPAWRVRKLVIAAINGPAIGIGLTLALQCDIRLVAEDAKLAIPQVRRGMIGDCAVHDTLKRAVGLAVAADILLTGRTFTGSEAAALGIASRALPAAEVLPAALDLARDVALAANPASVAYSKRLLWTETDIDAVADEETTVHLKLMGGPDAAEGPAAWRENRPPVWRSTAGETGDPA
- a CDS encoding SDR family NAD(P)-dependent oxidoreductase — protein: MTTTAEVLSGIDLTGRTVVITGASTGLGLQTARAMQAAGAEIVAAVRDLDKTRSVIDCETVHLELGDLRSARAAAEAIAAGHDRVDVLINNAGVMAPPLTRTVQGYEMQLGTNHLGHFVFTTGLADRFVDGTRIVNLSSRGHQLGGIRWEDPNYEDETAYDKWQAYGQSKTANVLFTVESERRWGPRGVHSFAVHPGVVFTDLARHMTRDDFGAGGTLANLEVTDVEHGAATTVWAATSGELDGRGGLYLEDCHVADAMVDGVEGGYAPWAVDPEQAARLWEWSQRQATLNLGD
- a CDS encoding GNAT family N-acetyltransferase, whose translation is MPIDVRPARKADIPALARVLGRAFHDDPVMAWVQPDVERRKAALPGMFSALTRHHFLAGRGTEVAVSDDGVAAAALWDPPGRWQQSPREQLAMLPGVLRAFRGRLAAGRAVTDLMKEHHPEEPHWYLGVIGSDPSVRGGGFGHALMCSRLDRCDAEYAPAYLESSNPDNIPYYQRFGFEVTGEITLPEGGPSLWPMWRASR